The nucleotide window aagaaacatgaaattattatttttaattaattgaaattaaatttttattttttctattttttttatttttttttttataattagttacGATTTTTTCTTCTGAGAAGAGTTGTTTTCCTTTAAGCTTTGAAATGCACAAATTTGCCACGGTTTTTGCCAAATTGAACTTGATTATGATcgtatatttttgcattatacaaacacacaagcatACTCACATCATTAAGTATCATCAAATTGGCGATAGTTCATAAATTTAAGTATGACCTTTTTGCACTCACTCACTCCCCACCTCACCCTTCATCCATCAATTTCGAgtttatatgcaatttattttcgctgtctgtgtatattttatttttcccccGTCGCTGCATGCTAGTCATAGACAAACTAGTGTAAGTGTGTAGATATTGAACAGCGCTAATCTTGCAGAAATCTCAAATAAGCAAATTGTGTTGGTGTTAGTGTTTTTTGTACGAGTACTTTGCGAGCTCTTTGTCCGACGCTCTTTTACAAGAGGTGTCTGCTCCGcataattttcaatacattaaatttttatatgtttttctgGGCAAAGAACACATGCCGTGCGTAAAACTGTCAGACTGCAATATTCGACGCCAACGCATTTGCGCTTCTTGTGGAAAATGGAGACTTAGAAGTATTAAAATGCCTTCATTCAACAGTAGAAATTCTTTGATAAGCATTTTGCCGAATCtgaatctgaaaaaaatatatattttcaataatgttTTATTTCGAGAACAAGATCCAGAATCCTTGTTATCCTTCCAAAGGCTTGATAAGCACCAAGGAAGCTTAAATTGTTCCCCTATCTAATCCAaatttttgcgcaagatttatggtcctcagaacattggcaacggcgaataccgcagacgatggaacgatgagctgtacgagttatacgacgacattgacatagttcagcgaataaaaagacagcgcctacgctggctaggtcatgttgtccgaatggacgaaaacactccagccctgaaagtgttcgatgcccgccggaggaagccgaggaaggggaaggcctccactccgttggagggaccaggtggagagcgacctggttaaacttgggatctccaactggcgccgaactgcgaaggagagagagaggtggcgcactatcgtcgattcggctataaccggctaaacggttgcaacgccaatcacatacatctaATCCAAATTTGGTTACATTATTAATAATCTGCTTGTGTACAATTAATGAAAGGCCAAGAAGTTGACAAGATTCTCCATATATACTAGTATACAGACGTAGTTTTCTTAACTCAGTGGTTACTCAGGACTATGCCACCGCTCATGCTTACTCAAAGCAATCTGTGTTGTCTCTtccaattttataatattttttgttgtttatcttCGTGCAGCGCCGCTTTTTTCGCCCGatgtttatatatgcatatatatgtactcgtatattggTGGCTGGTCTGCTTGCAAGAATTGTTATGTTTATTTGTCTATGGTGtattgatgtacatatgtatatgtatgcaagtattgTTCATATTCCAAGAACTACCAATTTCCATTTcttagtgtatatatatatgtgtataaattcaCTGTCTAACTCAAAATTTGCATGTCAACCGTTTCCCATTTTATCAAAGCGTTTTTTCCAAcacttgtttctattttttgtgttttttttttgcttcgcgttgttgtattttttattttattattcattgcACTTTAATCCACCGGCAGCAATGTGAAAAATAGGAAAATTCATTTGcaatgatgtgtgtgtgtgatcagTATAtagaatggcagataaaagaAAGATAAAGGAATCCAATGGAAATATTACTTAAGTGACACACATACAATGTTTGAGTTTATAAACTagggttttatttattattattaatttctaattgggttttttacacacacacacacaaacaaaaaactaaaaaattttaaaactcttTCGTATGAAGGTACTtgattatgttttttattgcattttgagTCCAGATAATAGCATAGTAATACCCCAAATAAAGCAGGTTGAatcagaaaaaagaaaaattgtcgCTCAAACCATTTTATTTaagacaaattttattttatatacaaacaaacccATATTTTACTTGATTTTGAGTTCAAGGCCTTTTTGGTGCAATTTGCAACAAATAATGCCTTGAGCCACTCTTGCGCATATATTTATTGCTTCAGTGTTACATAAAACAGTAAAcagtccacaaaaaaaaaagaaaaaaaatcaaaaaacaacacaaccaaAATCACCAAACTCCACACAGCAACCAACAGTATTCGTATTCGTCGTCGGATTAATTTGAGAGTCTCCGCATGTCTTCTTTGTGTATGTTTTCCTTACGTAATCGCATACTTACTTACAtgtcatacaaacatacataactacagatttttttgaataatttatccGCTATAACGGTATGTTTTGTTATCGAATATGATttaattgcatacatacatactatatagcAATAAAAGCTGACATTCcatttattaaactaattttcatTAACAAAACTAACAATAACAAGCGCAACACTAATCTATCGCCCACATAactatattaattaattgagtTTAAGTATGTAGAATTGTGTATTTGTTGAGAATTAACTCAAAACCGCTTACTAAACAACagttatgcaacaacaactggagttaattaattgtaaaatccatacatatatgtatatcaaaccagaacaacaacacacactcgCATCATTTACATGTACATAAAACATCAGAATAATTTCGCTCTACAAGCTCGTATTGCAGAATGTGAATTCATATATAAATCGTATCGTATCGTATATAAGATAGTATAGTTTTAGGCGCACGTACGCTCCCACAGCAATCACTGCTCATTTGTCGcctttttatatctttttctCCCGCTCTCACCTTCATGCTCTTCACAACATTTTGTATTCGGTGTCACCCAAATCGCTCGCTCATCACACATTTGTTCGATGCGCGCGCACGCTGTTTGCTGATCACTGCTCACTGCTCACCTCCTTACAGAGCCACCCTGCCGTTGACCGACACCAAAGACTTGCTTAGCACTGAATGCCACTGCGTGCACAATGGCGGTAACGGTAATGGAAATGGCAATGGCAACGGCAACGGCAATGGTAATGGTATTGAAAACGGTGGCGTCGGCGGAGCCAACGATGTCGCAGCGCCATCCGCGCCTGACGACGTCAGCAGCAGCTCCGCAAACTCCGCGACGCCATCGACCGCTGCAACAGTGAATGGTGGCGACGGCGTTAACTCGGTGAGTGGCGcgagcggcttaggccattcgATGTCGGCCTACTTGGGACTGAATTTCGGCTTCTCTAATATGCGCACAACGTCGGTTGATGCCGCGGTCAATAACGCCAACCATGACAGCGATGCGCGgcaccaccaccaacagcagcagcaacaacaacagccacattatcaccatcatcatcatcatcattacaTGCACTACACCAACAACAGTAACagtaatagcaacagcaacaccaatgGCGGTCCCAACGGCAGCAATATAAACTCGCGCTCGACCAGCGCCACTGGTCTCTCGGCGTCCACATCCAGCAACTCGTATGGCACGGCTGTTGTGACGCCGGCAAAACTGAATGGCCAATCGCAGTTCACGTCATTGTCCTCGTCCTTGTACAATCCGCTGGACAATTTGAGTTGCGACAGCGGTGGCGGCGGCGTCAGCGGTGGTGGTGGAGGCGGTAGCTTTGGCTTCGGCTTAGGCGGTAGTGTTAGTGGTACTAATGGTGGCGGGGGAAGTGGTGTTGGTATGATAGGTATTGGCATTGATAGGAGTAACGGTGGTAGTGTTGGTAGTGCTGGTGGTTttggtggtgttggtggtggtgtcGGCAGTGTTGGCGCTTCCCCATCGCCATCGTCATCCTCGTCCGCGTTTGCTCGTGATGTGCTTATGCATTCCTCTGCTTCCACGTCACATTTATTCACTAATTTGCTGCGTAATAATGGCGCCAATTATTTTAATAGCAACACTACGGTGACCGATTCGACAACAACTAGTGCATCCGCAGCAACGGCATCGTCATCGGCAACTGGTTCGGCCATCTCAACCGGCGCAGCGGCCCCGTTGTCCGGAGATTGTACGCCCACCTCGGGGCAAGCGATTGGCGGCAGCAACGACAGTAATTGTGATTATCGGCATGAGAGTAACCAGGTGCGTATGCGCTAAATCGACGCCCTCACCCGGAATgaaatcttaatttattttcccaACAAACTACAGAATGGTCTAGAGGACTCACCACGTCGCCATAGCTCAATGGATCAGCTGATTGGTCTGCTCAATGACATGGGCAAGTCATCGAGGACACGCAGCCTCAGTGACGGCGGCACTCAAGAGGACGAAGGTAGTCTAGAAACATTTTTTCCCTATATGCGTTCATATGCTAAATAATTCGGTTTGAATTTATCTCGCAGTGGAGAAAGAAGCGCAACCGGATCTGCTCAACAATACGCCTCCCGTGCCTCCGAAACGCTCTCATCGTCGTCGTCACACCCCGCCACGCCCCATCTCCAATGGTCTACCGCCCACGCCCAAGGTACATATGGGCGCATGCTTTTCGAAGATCTTCAATGGTTGTCCACTGCGCATACACTGCACAGCCTCGTGGATCCATCCCGAAACGCGCGATCAGCATCTGCTTATCGGGGCCGATGAGGGCATCTTCAATCTAAACATGAACGAGCTGCACGACGCCGTCATCGATCAACTGTTCCCGCGTCGCACCACCTGGCTGTATGTGATTAAGGACGTACTCATGAGTCTATCAGGtgagcaaatatttgaaaaacctttaactAACGCAAGCTAACCATTGATCTTTGTTTGCTTCCGAACGCCAAGGCAAATCTTGTCAATTATACCGACACGATCTGATCGCGTTACATTCCAAGCAGACACATCGCTTCTCGCTGCACATGAACAAAATACCCGAAAGACTGGTCCCGCGCAAGTTCGCACTCACCACAAAGGTTCCGGACACCAAGGGCTGCACCCAATGCTGTGTAACACGCAACCCCTACAACGGCTACAAGTACTTGTGCGGTGCCACGCCCAGCGGCATATTCCTCATGCAATGGTACGATCCGCTGAACAAATTCATGCTGCTCAAGCAATGCGAATGGCCGGCATCGAGCATACTGGGCGGTGGACACGGGTGTGTACTGAACGGCCACACACCTGTCTTCGAGATGATCATAACGCCAGAGCTAGAATATCCTATCGTATGCACGGGCGTACGAAAGGCGCTCAACGGCTGCTTGAAGCTCGAGCTGATCAACATGAATAGTGAGTCTGAGTTTTTGTCACTCGCGAGTTAATACTAAATGCCTTTATTATAACGTTTACTTCCTTAGGCGCCAGCTGGTTCCATTCGGACGATCTGGATTTCGATGCCACGGCGACAATGGTGCCGCGACGGGACCTGTTGAAGGTGGTGAAAGTGCACCAGGTCGAAAAGGATGCGATTCTGGTCTGCTATGGCAACATCATACAAGTCGTCACGCTGCAGGGTAACCCCAAACAACACAAGAAATTGGTGTCGCAACTCAATTTCGATTTCAGTGTGGATAGCATAGGTAATAATAATGTTGTGAGAAAGTCTTGTCTTAAAAGGGCTATTCATCTTATTGgcataatgaaaataaacttttgttcctttctaaaattatttgtatttatgcttGGCTCGCATCATAATTGGTTTTGTGTACCTCCTCTTGCAGTTTGTCTACCCGATAGCGTATTAGCATTCCACAAGCACGGCATGCAGGGCAAGTCGTTGCGCAACGGCGAAATAACGCAGGAGATCAAGGACATGAGTCGTACATATCGACTGCTCGGCTGTGATAAGTAAATGCCTCACGTCATTGAACTCAAAGAAACGGCACTAATTTATTTACCTTAACTCCACATTGCAGAGTCGTCGCTTTGGAGAGTCAATTGCTGCGCACCGGTTCGCTGGGCAGCGAGGAGGGACATGATCTTTACATTCTAGCCGGCCATGAGGCCAGCTATTAATTaactatataattataaaaattataaaaggtaAAAATGCAATTAACTATGTAAAGCAAGTGAAACAAACTATTCTGTTTAactacaaaaacagaaaaagaaaactaaaaagaaaaaattcagcaaactgacttacatatacatacataaacgagTATAAAAAGATGTGAAATGAAATGAGCATGTGAAATGAATGTCGATAAATTTGAGAATAAGTAACTGTAACGGTAGCATAAAACTTGCAAAGCTATTGTAATCTTACtaaatttttggtataaaatcatattaattATAAGCTTTTTCTAGCGTCGTCCTCCGTTTCTTTTAAAAATCACACACAAAAATAAAGTGAGTGTGAAAGCgcgaaaaatatttcaaggaATATACGCTGCGCCAATGCCAAAGCGTTTTGAGATTAAATGCAGAcaatatgcatttttatacaGTGTGTACAGTTCAAGCAGCTCCAAGTCAAAGTAGAGCCATTTAAACGAAAAGGAAATTGTAAATAAACgggatttcaataattttaatggtTGCGCAACACTtgcgtgcaaaaaaaaaacaaaattatttgtatatacaagcTGCTGTATCGCTTATGTATGccgttatattttatattgcaacatgattttaattttattataatattagctGCAATACATGTAACTTCACTTAGATTGTACTAGACTACTACACTGGAATGCATATATGAATCTACTTTAAGAgcatattttatagattttcacGGTATTTGAATACAACGTATTATAAACGAAATGGCAGAGCATTGAATAAACATCAAagtgattgattgattgattgattgttaTGAAATACATTCTTGAGAGTTTGAAACATAAAACACTGCGAACAATTAGGTTAATCAAGTAAATTATGAAGTATCTGATATTGCTTACAATTTTTAGtataaacaaaaagaaacaaaataaataagaaatataaaaagcaACTGAAACAACTAAATTTACGATCACAGGCacataaacaatttcaaaatcacaaaaactaTTGAGCGCAATTGCGATAAAGCCAGCATTTTAGCTAGGGCTGTGCGAGCCGTCACACGAAACACATTTCAAAACCCACAATGAATTTAGTACTCACCTTGCGATCGATCCACTTGGTTTGAGCTGTTCACAACAAATAGGCGCATAGCCCCAGTTCTAAGAGCACACTAGTTaataaaaaggaaatttgaaaataaataaattacataagaacataagaaaatgaaaaaaaaacctgGCATGTTGTTTGATAAACTAGAGCATTGAATTTTAGATTACTTTAAGTAGTAGTTGCTAAATGTGAGTGTTAAGCGTAAGAAAgtctatttttaatatatttaggcatacacacacacacagccctGTGGACACACAACccgaaaatgttttgaaaaacaaatattaaatggcTGTGCGACTGATGCATGTCACGACAAAGATTTTATTCATGAATTATTAGATGTTATAAAGCACCTAAAAACGATATACTGTGGCGcgaattcattacaaattaccaaaatctatatttataattattataatttttgcaaattacaATTCAATTAACTTTTGAATTTGACCTTTGACTTTGAATGTGTTCTACTTCCGCCTGTTAGTTAGTCGCACAGCCATAAACATATGTTTGTTAAACGTGAACCTTAATTCCAACCTCCCACACTCAATTcgtacaacaacactaacaaattTATTGCGGAAGACttaacaaaagtaaataaaaaaaatgaattcataAGTTATTTAGTAAAACAATTGAAATgatacaacatacatatgtattttaacggtctaaaaatgaaagaagtcAACAAAAGCTCACAAATTgttaataaatgcaaatatataaatatttatttaattagacCAGCGCAGCACTAAATGAAACAGATTTGTAAAACTATTCCAGCGTCTCCACAGAAATTCCAGGGCGTGTGTAATAAAAGTAGTCACGCTCCAAAGGTAGTACGGAAACTGCATACGAAGCGAACAAACGCCGTTTTAAGTGatacaattataaatttttaattattaactataatttattgaataagAAACCATTTAAGCTACAAACAAAGCATTGCAATTGTGGCAAGCGATAGATTTACTGATGAATAACTATTGTAtttaacttatattttatttgtaattaaaagtgAAGTTATAATAAACTAGTTTCTAGTGCGCTATTGAAAGAAGTGTTAGAATTTAGTCATAaggaacaaaatatatatgcgtATGTTTGTAGGAAAGTGGTggaaaatcaaatcaaagtgCGATGTTAGACATAAAGTGTATAGAGAGTAGAGATTTAAAGCAGAAATTTGTACACaaagaaagcttttttggtAGACAAgtaacgtaacgtaacgtatgtatgtaagtaagcaGCGTAGCCTCTAAgggtatgtacgagtatgtgtgtataaggGAAGTAACGATTTCTATTGAGTATTAGACATTAAATGAAGaaacaatttaaatgcaaaacaaaacaaaaaacactatagttcgttgaaaataaataaagtactaaatatatatgtataaagataaAGCAAAAGAAAACTTTCTTAGTCGAAATTTAAAGCATTACAATGCAAAACTAACGGgacattgaaaataatttgttgcGCAGCACGAGATTGAAATACTGATTAATAAACTGCAATTAAAAAGGGAACTATAACGTCtttcttttcaaatataaacTCTTATTTTCTTATATGCATGTTGTATCCTGTTTCCTTATAATTTCCTTTTATAATGCAACTATTTGTATCACCCTGTATCTTTCGTTTTGCCAAAAGGTTTTGTCGCACCAACTGCACCCTGTGTCGATTTCATTTCGTGGTGAAAATTGCTCAACACTGGCATTTTTGTAGTGAGTAGAGATGACAAATATTGCTATACAGTTATCGTTTCACTTCCGTCTCATTTGTCAGAAAAATTCCAATTTGCTGGAATcaataataaacatttacaaCATTTTAAACGATTGTAGCCTTTGATCGGtcaataatttttggttttgacAACGAAATTCAAGAAACCGAAGCAAATTTATCGAACGTTGTTAGTAATCGTTGTGCACAGCTGTCGCCATCGCTACGGTTGCTCTGACATTTGCTGTGCCGTAGCTATCAGCTGCGCTCAGTACATTTTGAACAACGCGTTGAAGCGGTTTAGTTGGTTTAATTGGTGCACGGACGATTCAGTGACGAtggtgaatatatatacatgctgATAGGTGTGTGTTGTGTTTGGGTTCGTTTGTGTGTGAGCGCGCGTGTACGACGACGTCTACGCCGTAGTACTCACCTTCGTTCTCTCATTTCAACTGAAACTACTTGAGCACTCTGTAGCGTACTCGCTTGCACTTGTGTGTGATGTATACGCGTGTGTGCATCCATCTCTATTTTCGGTGTTGTGTTCATTGTGCAAAACAGCGAATCTGAAGTGCAAAGTGTTTGTAGCGAAAATATTCGTAAAGAATAAGTGGAAaccaaaatttgtaattttatcgaaacaaaatacaaatttaccatattttcaataaaattgttgcTAATTTTCGGTGCTGTGCAAATGTGTGTTATTAGCTAAGCTTGTGCTACGGCTATTGTACGAGTGAATGGAATTCCGTGCATACTACGATTCATATACTTATGTGAGCTATTATCCAATGTCAGTAGGAAGACCAGGACTGTATAAGCCCTGATTTTTGAAGAGCTGTGACTGCTAATGTTGGCATTTTTGATAAAGTGACGTCATAGTTGATTGTCTGAATGACGGGTAGAAATACTAACCCTTGCAAAGTCCGATTCGTCATCAAATGGGTGGCTTAAACGTTGTGTTTTACTATTGTACATTTTGCTCTAAGCCAAACTCGAATGAATAAACGTGAAATATGTGTGTAAAACAGttgaagaaaatgtgaaatgataATATACTTCTGCAGAAGAAAATAAATGTAGTTGAAAAAGAACTGAATAGGTGACTTTTAAAGGTCGCTAAAACAAGAACGAACAGCGTAACCCATTCTgtaaaagaagagaaaaaacaacaacagcgacagaCAACAAAGCACTCGTACACGAATGAAAACAAGGAAGGATGGGAATGAAATGTAGCGTAGTGAAATTATTGTAGAAGGGGGTGAAATGGTCCTTCAAATGTGCTCGTATAACATAACTTCAATGTGTGTGTTAAAATAAGCTAGAAAGTCTGTGGAATGCACAATTGTTGTACTTTGCTTGTATATGTGTTTTTCAAACAACTTGTCCTTAATTTTTCAACGCGCAGGCGCATAGCTCACCATTTGTCTCACAGCTATGGAATAATCAAGTAGGTCCTTAGTAAAAAGTGAGCAACTAACATTTGTCTGGGCAccctgtatttttgaaaacaatccTTGTGCAGCAGCTGTGAATGCCAAAAGGATTTATAAGACAGTTCATTTATGtgcgaatatgtatgtatgttgtatacCAGTTTCTTTGGGTTTATCATGTATTGGCGAGGTAGTTGCTACCTCGGGATATTTTGAAATGGTATAGCCTGAAACCGAACAGATATACTTTTGTTATAAATACAAGTAAGATAATAAGTCAAAAGAAATTGTACGCTATATCGTCGAATACTTTCcaaattattttctaacaatttattataaacaatgGCAATCGATAGCTTGTCGATTGGAGTGTCATTCGTAGTTTATTTGAGTATAATACAGGAATTCAACATCAAAGAAGAAAGTGTATTAGGAATTTATTTTACCTATTCCATTTCACAAAAATAGCatataatttgttattgttataataatttcaaattttgtgttatcaaACCTTTAAAGATGTGAAAAACTAGATACATATGTGAGACTATTTTGtatcttaaatattttgtaatgatTTGCAACTTTTGTAGACAGGTTgtcaaatatgtaaattatctTGAAATGGTAAAAGAGTCCAAATAgtcgaaataaaaatgtattcggCCTAATGTGCATTACTAATAACTAGATTGTATTCAAACTACGCAAAAAGCCAAGAGATTGCAAGTATTATATTGTTTACCTTTTTGATTACTTTCCACATAAACGTTTTTGTGCAATtaagtatgtatgaatgttaATACAAACGGCTTTAAATGAaataacttataaaaataacacacaaCATTGAAAAAATACTAGTTTGGGTTATCACAATGGTGAACCAgtctcgtacatatgtacatgattaCATGTGTGACGGGTGCATATGCAATTGCATTAACAGAAATACATATTGATGACTATGCATCGATATTTTACATATCAGACAAATCGGTTGTATGTATCAGATATTGCGTTGTTTACCTAATTGCACGCAAAGTGTAAATTGCCTTTTACGCtggcacacaaacaacaacagtaaaactCATTAAAATGTTAGCTTCCAATGGCAACAAGAAAATGATTccgctatacatatgtacatacatacatacatacatttataattgACTGACAGTCGCATTGGATCGTCTGTAATCTATAAATAAGTCAATAATGATTAATCTCAAAGGAAAATTTGCAAGCACACAAACAAGAACAACATATGATATTAAAAACCTATGAATGTGTGTCTTTGACTGTTAATACACACttaccatatacatacaactGTATTTATGCATGCGATGTGCCAGATCCAAGCCAAATTGCCATAGCATATAACGGAGCTCCCGAAGTGCTAATCCTGGCGTCCGAGCATATGTATGTCAGAGAAGCGTCAATTTAATGAAGAACTACAACAAGTGGTGTGACTGGGAACAGCAGCTGTTAACTCAAAAATGCTACATACAAAGTAATCCGACAACAAGGGCGTTGCAGaaattaaagagaaaaaatataaataacaaaatctcCATGAATTCTGCAATAAGACCGAAATTCGTTAAAGCAGAACGTGTAAATCTATTGTGGCCCATAATAACTCAAGTCTATGTGTAATACACAGTGTACTGCTTATGTgcgtaggtacatatgtatgcacgagTATTGGGTAAATTTAGTCACAATTGCCAAAAGACAACATGACGTAAAGCCAACAAAGATAAGAAAAGACAGAGGCGGCGACAACTGCTATGCTTCAAAGCGAATGCTAGACTAATAGTATAAGTACCCTTTCTTCGTCTCTGCGAAATATCTTATTGTGtcatagtttttttaatttttgtttttgacaaAGAACGCGTCGCAGCGAGTGGTCAGAAGCAGTGTTTCTCAAACACGACGGGCGTGTTTACCTGAGCGAGACCGGGATATGggaattttgttgctgttgttgttgttgttgttgttgttgtacaaatggTAGTTAATTAAAGCGCAACTTGAGTTCCTTCTCTTGCTTTTCATTAAGAGTTcaccaaaataataattacttttttggCAGTTTTGCGGAAAAGAATCGGCAAAGAATCTTTAAAAAACCGACGCttgtaaaagcataaaaaaatcaaaacgaaCCGCAACGAAAACAGCCACAGCAGGTCtacaaaaagttataaataaaataaaaaagtggaaaTCTAAAATATAACTGACACCTGTCACCTGTGCGAAATCTAAAAAAGATAAtcttaattacatataattgTGATCACCGAATAAGAAGAAGCTTTAAACTTCTCAACTCTCGTCGCAGCTCATCGCCATTGATTTGGTGGTGATTTCTTGTGTCTCTTGTTGCGTCCGAACTATCGACAGTTAGTGCCCTGCAGCACTTGCAGACCACCTCCGCGGCAGCTGCCAGCGTCATGGGCAGCGTCTGGAAGCGTTTGCAGCGCGTCAATAAACGTGCCGCCAAATTTCAATTTACCTCATCCTATCATGAACTGCGCCTAGAAACGACGGCCAAATGGTGAGTacattttcctttttctttttataaatattcttttgataaaatatatgtatgatacaTGTAGCAGCTCACAAACTATTCTAAATTATAGGCATATTAAAGTGTAATTATTGGCAATCGAAGTTCTGAGACTTACACTCAactacctatatacatatgtatgtatcttgtttttttctaaatacaAATATGCTTTCGGTCGAAAGTATTATAACCAAAAACCATAAGAAG belongs to Zeugodacus cucurbitae isolate PBARC_wt_2022May chromosome 6, idZeuCucr1.2, whole genome shotgun sequence and includes:
- the LOC105213403 gene encoding uncharacterized protein LOC105213403 isoform X5, with the protein product MAPEVAAVERKGGYNQLCDIWAVGITAIELAELQPPMFDLHPMRALFLMSKSGFKPPTLSNKEKWSTTFHNFLKTALTKNPKKRPTAECLLKHPFVQGDMAVRVAKELLQKFLSPNQQFYYYLDGEEETVASVPQRIASKMTSRPNGISPQNHTLKTGMTTNSQWNDRSSSPETLPSDIPLATVRRQKLTGTLIMNMSLRSLLQYIDEELKLRATLPLTDTKDLLSTECHCVHNGGNGNGNGNGNGNGNGNGIENGGVGGANDVAAPSAPDDVSSSSANSATPSTAATVNGGDGVNSVSGASGLGHSMSAYLGLNFGFSNMRTTSVDAAVNNANHDSDARHHHQQQQQQQQPHYHHHHHHHYMHYTNNSNSNSNSNTNGGPNGSNINSRSTSATGLSASTSSNSYGTAVVTPAKLNGQSQFTSLSSSLYNPLDNLSCDSGGGGVSGGGGGGSFGFGLGGSVSGTNGGGGSGVGMIGIGIDRSNGGSVGSAGGFGGVGGGVGSVGASPSPSSSSSAFARDVLMHSSASTSHLFTNLLRNNGANYFNSNTTVTDSTTTSASAATASSSATGSAISTGAAAPLSGDCTPTSGQAIGGSNDSNCDYRHESNQNGLEDSPRRHSSMDQLIGLLNDMGKSSRTRSLSDGGTQEDEVEKEAQPDLLNNTPPVPPKRSHRRRHTPPRPISNGLPPTPKVHMGACFSKIFNGCPLRIHCTASWIHPETRDQHLLIGADEGIFNLNMNELHDAVIDQLFPRRTTWLYVIKDVLMSLSGKSCQLYRHDLIALHSKQTHRFSLHMNKIPERLVPRKFALTTKVPDTKGCTQCCVTRNPYNGYKYLCGATPSGIFLMQWYDPLNKFMLLKQCEWPASSILGGGHGCVLNGHTPVFEMIITPELEYPIVCTGVRKALNGCLKLELINMNSASWFHSDDLDFDATATMVPRRDLLKVVKVHQVEKDAILVCYGNIIQVVTLQGNPKQHKKLVSQLNFDFSVDSIVCLPDSVLAFHKHGMQGKSLRNGEITQEIKDMSRTYRLLGCDKVVALESQLLRTGSLGSEEGHDLYILAGHEASY
- the LOC105213403 gene encoding mitogen-activated protein kinase kinase kinase kinase 5 isoform X1 codes for the protein MAHAHHNAANLLSSDISRRNPQDEYELIQKIGSGTYGDVYKAKRIQSNELAAIKVIKLEPTDDIQIIQQEIIMMRDCRHKNIITYYGSYLRRDKLWICMEYCGGGSLQDIYQVTGPLSEQQIAYMCRETLKGLEYLHTMGKMHRDIKGANILLTEQGDVKLADFGVSAQITATINKRKSFIGTPYWMAPEVAAVERKGGYNQLCDIWAVGITAIELAELQPPMFDLHPMRALFLMSKSGFKPPTLSNKEKWSTTFHNFLKTALTKNPKKRPTAECLLKHPFVQGDMAVRVAKELLQKFLSPNQQFYYYLDGEEETVASVPQRIASKMTSRPNGISPQNHTLKTGMTTNSQWNDRSSSPETLPSDIPLATVRRQKLTGTLIMNMSLRSLLQYIDEELKLRATLPLTDTKDLLSTECHCVHNGGNGNGNGNGNGNGNGNGIENGGVGGANDVAAPSAPDDVSSSSANSATPSTAATVNGGDGVNSVSGASGLGHSMSAYLGLNFGFSNMRTTSVDAAVNNANHDSDARHHHQQQQQQQQPHYHHHHHHHYMHYTNNSNSNSNSNTNGGPNGSNINSRSTSATGLSASTSSNSYGTAVVTPAKLNGQSQFTSLSSSLYNPLDNLSCDSGGGGVSGGGGGGSFGFGLGGSVSGTNGGGGSGVGMIGIGIDRSNGGSVGSAGGFGGVGGGVGSVGASPSPSSSSSAFARDVLMHSSASTSHLFTNLLRNNGANYFNSNTTVTDSTTTSASAATASSSATGSAISTGAAAPLSGDCTPTSGQAIGGSNDSNCDYRHESNQNGLEDSPRRHSSMDQLIGLLNDMGKSSRTRSLSDGGTQEDEVEKEAQPDLLNNTPPVPPKRSHRRRHTPPRPISNGLPPTPKVHMGACFSKIFNGCPLRIHCTASWIHPETRDQHLLIGADEGIFNLNMNELHDAVIDQLFPRRTTWLYVIKDVLMSLSGKSCQLYRHDLIALHSKQTHRFSLHMNKIPERLVPRKFALTTKVPDTKGCTQCCVTRNPYNGYKYLCGATPSGIFLMQWYDPLNKFMLLKQCEWPASSILGGGHGCVLNGHTPVFEMIITPELEYPIVCTGVRKALNGCLKLELINMNSASWFHSDDLDFDATATMVPRRDLLKVVKVHQVEKDAILVCYGNIIQVVTLQGNPKQHKKLVSQLNFDFSVDSIVCLPDSVLAFHKHGMQGKSLRNGEITQEIKDMSRTYRLLGCDKVVALESQLLRTGSLGSEEGHDLYILAGHEASY